Proteins encoded within one genomic window of Haladaptatus sp. QDMS2:
- a CDS encoding NusA-like transcription termination signal-binding factor: MKVTLSDTARQFIALFEDVTGATARDCVVDEENDRVIILVGAGEMGRAIGPGGKHVREVEAKLGRDIELVENADTPEAFVANALAPAAVYHVTISHNNDTVAYVEVDQDDAGVAIGREGRNIAAARVLAKRHHDIDDIQLT, translated from the coding sequence ATGAAAGTCACCCTCTCTGACACCGCTCGCCAGTTCATCGCCCTCTTCGAGGACGTGACGGGGGCGACCGCTCGCGACTGCGTGGTCGACGAGGAGAACGACCGTGTCATCATCCTCGTCGGCGCGGGCGAGATGGGCCGGGCCATCGGACCCGGCGGCAAGCACGTCAGAGAGGTCGAAGCCAAACTCGGCCGCGACATCGAACTCGTCGAAAATGCGGATACGCCAGAGGCGTTCGTCGCGAACGCACTCGCGCCGGCAGCGGTCTATCACGTCACCATCAGCCACAACAACGACACCGTGGCCTACGTCGAGGTCGACCAGGACGACGCCGGCGTGGCGATTGGGAGAGAGGGACGCAACATCGCGGCGGCGCGGGTGTTAGCGAAGCGCCACCACGACATCGACGACATTCAGTTAACCTGA
- a CDS encoding 30S ribosomal protein S12: MANGKYAARKLKKDRQSHRWSDSEYARRARGLGVKSDPLEGAPQARGIVLEKVGIEAKQPNSAIRKCVRVQLIKNGKQVTAFCPGDGAISFIDEHDEVTIAGIGGAKGRAMGDLSGVNYKVEKVNGVSMIELVRGNKEKPVR, encoded by the coding sequence ATGGCGAACGGCAAGTACGCCGCGCGGAAGCTCAAAAAGGACCGTCAGTCACACCGATGGTCCGACTCTGAGTACGCGCGACGCGCCCGGGGGCTCGGCGTCAAGTCTGACCCTCTCGAGGGCGCACCGCAGGCCCGAGGTATCGTCCTGGAGAAAGTGGGCATCGAGGCAAAACAGCCCAACTCTGCAATCCGAAAATGTGTCCGTGTTCAACTCATCAAGAACGGGAAGCAAGTCACCGCCTTCTGTCCTGGTGACGGCGCAATCTCGTTCATCGACGAACACGACGAAGTCACCATCGCTGGCATCGGCGGCGCGAAGGGTCGCGCAATGGGTGACCTTTCGGGTGTCAACTACAAGGTCGAGAAGGTCAATGGCGTGTCCATGATCGAGCTCGTCCGTGGCAACAAGGAGAAGCCGGTTCGATGA
- a CDS encoding 30S ribosomal protein S7: MSEEEAPEPEQPAGSDEQETAAELFGKWDVSEIEYTDPSTKRYITVTPIAHTMGRHANKQFQKSEISIVERLINRLMQTDENTGKKQQASSIVADAFDIIAERTDENPVQILVRAVENSAPREETVRLKYGGISVPQAVDVAPQRRVDQALKFIAQGAYSGSFKKPTSAAEALASQLLGAADYDVQTYAIGQKEEKERVAAAAR, translated from the coding sequence ATGAGCGAAGAGGAAGCACCAGAGCCAGAGCAGCCAGCGGGCAGCGACGAGCAAGAGACCGCTGCTGAGCTGTTTGGCAAGTGGGACGTCTCGGAAATCGAATACACGGACCCAAGCACCAAACGCTACATCACCGTGACGCCCATCGCCCACACGATGGGTCGCCACGCAAACAAGCAGTTCCAGAAGAGCGAAATCAGCATCGTCGAGCGCCTCATCAACCGTCTGATGCAGACCGATGAGAACACGGGCAAAAAGCAGCAGGCGAGTTCCATCGTCGCAGACGCGTTCGACATCATCGCAGAGCGCACCGACGAGAACCCGGTCCAGATTCTCGTCCGCGCCGTCGAGAACTCCGCGCCCCGTGAAGAGACCGTCCGTCTCAAGTACGGTGGCATCTCGGTCCCACAGGCCGTCGACGTCGCACCACAGCGTCGCGTCGACCAGGCGCTCAAGTTCATCGCACAGGGCGCATACAGCGGCTCGTTCAAGAAGCCGACCAGTGCCGCAGAGGCACTCGCGTCCCAGCTGCTTGGTGCCGCAGACTACGACGTCCAGACGTACGCTATCGGGCAGAAAGAAGAGAAAGAGCGCGTCGCCGCCGCCGCTCGGTAA
- a CDS encoding DUF6230 family protein, translated as MSASFGTLLLVGALVMATGTAYAAPLAGIGGFTIQAEEIRADSAVIYPGADDTSEQGAYPMAVVEQKGVEIEGLKLIKELEVDSLPGLSGNARIVMTSSETVEADQQLIKVSNIQAEQATFNQQLIDEHHSDDPTRKFDIKSGSATDDIEGRTVSINNDGPAQVLKNARINTHYLATNTISLPGLELDVQYDADGDGEYNENSGDGE; from the coding sequence ATGAGCGCATCGTTCGGAACCCTCCTGCTCGTGGGAGCCCTCGTCATGGCGACGGGTACGGCTTACGCAGCACCCCTCGCAGGCATCGGCGGCTTTACGATTCAGGCAGAGGAGATTCGAGCTGACTCGGCCGTCATCTACCCTGGCGCTGACGACACCAGCGAACAGGGAGCCTACCCGATGGCCGTCGTCGAGCAGAAAGGCGTGGAAATTGAAGGACTGAAACTCATCAAAGAACTCGAAGTCGACTCGCTTCCCGGACTCAGCGGGAACGCGCGTATCGTGATGACGTCGAGTGAGACAGTCGAAGCCGACCAGCAACTCATCAAGGTGAGTAACATCCAGGCCGAGCAGGCGACGTTCAACCAACAGCTCATCGACGAGCACCACTCGGATGACCCGACCCGTAAGTTCGACATCAAGTCCGGGTCGGCAACCGACGACATCGAAGGTCGGACCGTCTCCATCAACAACGACGGCCCAGCACAGGTGCTGAAGAATGCGAGAATCAACACCCACTACCTCGCGACCAACACCATTAGCCTGCCCGGACTGGAACTCGACGTTCAGTACGACGCAGACGGTGACGGCGAGTACAACGAAAACAGCGGCGACGGCGAATAA
- a CDS encoding DUF6114 domain-containing protein, with protein sequence MTSEQTDTTMIPGLAPLRQRHDRFTNWRSERPFAGGVLLILASAIIGYVPLQFAGELIFIGGTFTIIGLVFATFVFLSGVGALSMPEHSTIFGVAGVALSILSLMGALGGLFIGMLIGIVGGNLCVAWDKGRRAEAEASSDEQTA encoded by the coding sequence ATGACGTCTGAGCAGACCGATACCACAATGATTCCCGGACTGGCCCCCCTCAGACAGCGACACGACCGCTTTACAAACTGGCGCAGCGAGCGACCGTTTGCCGGTGGTGTGCTGTTGATTCTCGCGAGCGCCATCATCGGGTACGTCCCGCTGCAGTTCGCGGGTGAACTCATCTTCATCGGCGGCACGTTCACCATCATCGGGCTAGTGTTCGCGACGTTCGTGTTCCTGTCCGGAGTGGGCGCACTCTCCATGCCGGAGCACTCGACCATCTTCGGCGTGGCGGGTGTGGCACTCTCGATTCTCTCCCTGATGGGCGCCCTCGGCGGCCTGTTCATCGGGATGCTCATCGGCATCGTCGGTGGGAATCTGTGTGTCGCGTGGGACAAAGGCCGCAGAGCCGAGGCTGAGGCATCATCAGATGAACAAACTGCGTAG
- a CDS encoding DUF5781 family protein, whose protein sequence is MDVRVPVGVPQDPFLGAQYLFETEYDLDWPVLVAVRDDPDERTWTAHYAEHHLLNISRQAASSAMGRELVLHEYAHMYRYEQGHPSHLQSTAEALILAFTGRQVEQRKLTHCYQIANHMKDIYADDITLDIAPATKLLAFLEAGLATAVADRPIDMPGAVRHTRASDPDITAVNAAFALGLAERHDLIGPGHRLYELAGVAAADAPNVDVESFKRTFRTLARDPDSSAYRKSLVDITRKYAMHTGGHADAAAD, encoded by the coding sequence ATGGATGTCCGTGTGCCCGTAGGCGTGCCTCAGGACCCGTTTCTCGGGGCGCAGTACCTCTTTGAGACCGAATACGACCTCGACTGGCCAGTCCTCGTCGCGGTCCGTGACGACCCCGACGAACGCACGTGGACGGCCCACTACGCAGAACACCACCTGCTCAACATCTCCAGGCAGGCGGCGTCGAGCGCGATGGGCCGGGAACTCGTCTTACACGAGTACGCCCACATGTACCGGTACGAACAGGGCCATCCCTCGCACCTTCAATCGACTGCAGAGGCGCTGATTCTCGCGTTCACCGGGCGGCAGGTCGAGCAGCGAAAGCTCACCCACTGCTACCAGATTGCCAATCACATGAAGGACATCTACGCCGACGATATCACCCTCGATATCGCCCCGGCGACGAAACTGCTCGCCTTCCTCGAAGCCGGGCTTGCGACCGCCGTTGCAGACCGTCCCATCGACATGCCGGGGGCAGTCCGCCACACGCGTGCATCCGACCCGGACATCACGGCCGTGAACGCGGCCTTCGCGCTCGGCCTCGCAGAACGCCACGACCTCATCGGTCCGGGTCACCGGCTGTACGAACTCGCGGGGGTCGCTGCTGCTGACGCGCCGAACGTGGACGTCGAATCCTTCAAACGAACGTTCCGCACGCTCGCGCGCGACCCGGACAGCAGCGCCTACCGGAAGTCGCTCGTCGATATCACGCGAAAATATGCGATGCACACGGGCGGCCACGCGGACGCCGCCGCGGACTGA
- a CDS encoding elongation factor EF-2 produces MGRRKKIVQECERLMDKPEHIRNMAIAAHIDHGKTTLTDNLLAGAGMISKDLAGKQLAMDTGEDEQERGITIDAANVSMTHEWEDKNHLINLIDTPGHVDFGGDVTRAMRAVDGALIVVDAVEGTMPQTETVVRQALREGVKPALFINKVDRLINELQEGPQEMQQRLQKVIREVNELIRGMAEEKYEEEGWKVSVENGTVAFGSALYNWAVSLPSMQETGIDFGDIIDYNQNDNVDELKELSPLSDVVLDMVAEHFPNPVEAQPRRIPTIWRGDPESEIAIQMRDVDDDGEVVFMVTDISMDPHAGEIASGRLFSGTIERGQELYVSGTAGKNRIQSVGLFMGGEREEVERVPAGNIAAVTGLRDAIAGSTVSSVEMTPFESIEHISEPVITKSVEAKSMDDLPKLIETLRQVSKEDPTIQITINEDTGEHLISGQGELHLEVITQRIERNQGIPVTTGEPIVVYREKPRKASQTVEGISPNRHNRFYVRVEPLSEEIVELLKLGEASMDMPELERREALMEAGMDKDTAQNVEHIYGTNILIDDTKGIQHLNETMELVIEGLEEALDDGPLAKEPVSGALFRLEDAKLHEDAIHRGPAQVIPATRDAIHRSLIAGEVSLLEPIQNVRIDVPTEHMGAASGEIQGRRGRVDDMYQDGDVMVVEGVAPVQEMIGFASDIRSATEGRASWNTENAGFQDMADNLQPETIREIRERKGMKLELPESINYF; encoded by the coding sequence ATGGGCCGACGAAAGAAGATTGTCCAGGAATGTGAACGCCTGATGGACAAGCCGGAGCACATCCGGAACATGGCCATCGCGGCGCACATCGACCACGGCAAAACAACCCTGACCGACAACCTGCTCGCTGGTGCAGGGATGATCTCCAAGGACCTCGCGGGCAAGCAGCTCGCGATGGACACCGGAGAGGACGAACAGGAACGTGGGATTACCATCGACGCGGCAAACGTTTCGATGACCCACGAGTGGGAAGACAAGAACCACCTCATCAACCTCATCGACACCCCAGGCCACGTCGACTTCGGTGGCGACGTGACCCGTGCGATGCGCGCAGTCGACGGTGCGCTCATCGTGGTCGACGCAGTCGAGGGAACGATGCCACAGACCGAGACAGTCGTCCGCCAGGCACTCCGCGAGGGTGTCAAACCGGCACTGTTCATCAACAAGGTCGACCGCCTCATCAACGAACTGCAGGAAGGCCCACAGGAGATGCAACAGCGTCTCCAGAAGGTCATCCGCGAGGTCAACGAACTCATCCGTGGGATGGCAGAGGAGAAATACGAGGAAGAAGGCTGGAAGGTCTCCGTCGAGAACGGGACCGTCGCCTTCGGGTCTGCCCTCTACAACTGGGCAGTCTCCCTCCCATCCATGCAGGAGACCGGCATCGACTTCGGTGACATCATCGACTACAACCAGAACGACAACGTCGACGAGCTCAAAGAGCTCTCGCCGCTTTCGGACGTCGTGCTCGACATGGTCGCGGAGCACTTCCCGAACCCAGTCGAAGCACAGCCACGTCGTATCCCGACCATCTGGCGCGGTGACCCAGAGAGCGAAATCGCGATTCAGATGCGCGACGTCGACGACGACGGCGAAGTCGTCTTCATGGTCACGGACATCTCCATGGACCCACACGCAGGCGAAATCGCATCCGGTCGCCTGTTCTCCGGAACCATCGAGCGCGGTCAGGAGCTCTACGTCTCCGGGACTGCGGGCAAGAACCGCATCCAGTCCGTCGGCCTCTTCATGGGTGGCGAGCGCGAGGAAGTCGAGCGCGTCCCTGCGGGTAACATCGCAGCCGTGACCGGCCTCCGCGACGCCATCGCTGGCTCCACCGTCTCCTCCGTGGAGATGACGCCGTTCGAGTCCATCGAACACATCAGCGAACCCGTCATCACGAAGTCCGTCGAGGCAAAGAGCATGGACGACCTGCCAAAGCTCATCGAGACGCTCCGTCAGGTCTCCAAAGAGGACCCCACCATCCAGATTACCATTAACGAGGACACCGGCGAGCACCTCATCAGTGGGCAGGGTGAGCTCCACCTCGAAGTCATCACGCAGCGTATCGAGCGCAACCAGGGCATCCCAGTCACGACTGGTGAGCCAATCGTCGTCTACCGCGAGAAGCCACGCAAGGCCTCCCAGACGGTCGAGGGCATCTCGCCAAACCGCCACAACCGCTTCTACGTGCGCGTAGAGCCACTCTCGGAAGAGATTGTGGAACTCCTCAAGCTCGGCGAGGCATCCATGGACATGCCGGAACTCGAACGCCGCGAGGCGCTCATGGAAGCCGGAATGGACAAGGACACCGCCCAGAACGTCGAACACATCTACGGGACGAACATCCTCATCGACGACACGAAGGGTATCCAGCACCTGAACGAGACGATGGAACTCGTCATCGAGGGTCTCGAAGAGGCACTCGACGACGGCCCACTCGCGAAGGAGCCGGTCTCGGGCGCACTGTTCCGCCTCGAAGACGCGAAGCTCCACGAGGACGCCATCCACCGCGGTCCAGCACAGGTCATCCCGGCGACGCGTGACGCAATCCACCGGTCGCTCATCGCTGGCGAAGTCTCCCTGCTCGAACCGATTCAGAACGTCCGCATCGATGTTCCGACCGAGCACATGGGTGCGGCATCCGGCGAGATTCAGGGTCGCCGTGGCCGTGTCGACGACATGTACCAGGACGGCGACGTCATGGTCGTCGAAGGCGTCGCCCCAGTGCAGGAGATGATCGGATTCGCTTCCGACATCCGCTCCGCGACGGAAGGTCGCGCCTCCTGGAACACGGAGAACGCAGGCTTCCAGGACATGGCTGACAACCTCCAGCCAGAGACCATCCGCGAAATCCGCGAGCGCAAGGGCATGAAGCTCGAACTGCCCGAGTCGATCAACTACTTCTAG
- a CDS encoding AsnC family transcriptional regulator: MSDDPLDAVDKGVIYALQQNARDATTLAVGEQLDVSASTIRNRIERLEA; encoded by the coding sequence ATGAGCGACGACCCACTCGACGCCGTGGACAAGGGCGTCATCTACGCACTCCAGCAGAATGCGAGAGACGCGACGACGCTCGCCGTCGGCGAGCAATTAGACGTCTCCGCGAGCACGATTCGCAACCGCATCGAACGCCTCGAAGCCTAG
- a CDS encoding amino acid-binding protein, whose amino-acid sequence MSEQATTDGGQYTRAYIVRLELNDEPGELLSALGPIAENGGNLLSIFHERGSITPRGRIPVEVDFEATEERFETIVSELRANGVNVTQAGPERYGEEMNIVLIGHLVETDLSDTLSRLEECTSASVADVSLTAPNGTDEVSCARIRLATQRGKAEYVLEVVREMAAEKELEVVEPLLEGGDA is encoded by the coding sequence ATGAGTGAGCAAGCGACGACCGACGGCGGGCAGTACACACGGGCCTACATCGTGCGGCTCGAACTCAACGATGAGCCCGGCGAACTTCTCTCTGCGCTCGGCCCAATCGCCGAGAACGGGGGAAACCTGCTCTCGATCTTTCACGAGCGCGGGTCGATTACCCCTCGTGGGCGCATCCCGGTCGAGGTAGATTTCGAAGCGACCGAAGAGCGATTCGAGACCATCGTGTCGGAGCTGCGTGCGAACGGCGTGAACGTCACGCAGGCGGGACCAGAACGCTATGGCGAGGAGATGAACATCGTGCTCATCGGCCACCTCGTCGAGACGGACCTCTCCGACACGCTCTCGCGCTTAGAAGAGTGTACGAGTGCGTCGGTGGCAGACGTCTCGCTGACCGCGCCCAACGGTACCGACGAGGTGTCCTGTGCCCGGATTCGCCTCGCGACCCAGCGTGGCAAAGCGGAGTACGTCCTCGAAGTGGTGCGCGAGATGGCAGCCGAAAAGGAATTAGAGGTCGTCGAACCGCTCCTCGAAGGAGGTGACGCATGA
- a CDS encoding homoserine dehydrogenase yields the protein MKLAILGAGAVGRSVAELADEYGHTVTALADSQSAAIDPAGIDIDGALDRKSRGKQVGNDDPDAVLAGEYDVLVEATPTTLGDAEPGFSHLRAALEADRHVVLANKGPVAERYADVRALERESAGDVLFEATVGGAIPVLSTIADMGPRNITAARGVLNGTANFILTRMAAEGLGYEHVLAEAQDLGVAEADPTFDVEGTDAALKCVILANVLAQGDREFTLADADVKGISSIPPSALDLAAEDGQTIRLIGEVSGESVRVGPRLVSEHGALAVAGTRNIVQFETKHAGRLNISGRGAGGPETATAILADIGRLR from the coding sequence ATGAAACTCGCCATCCTCGGTGCGGGCGCTGTCGGGCGCTCGGTGGCCGAATTGGCCGACGAGTACGGCCACACGGTGACGGCCCTCGCAGATTCCCAGAGCGCGGCCATCGACCCCGCTGGCATCGACATCGACGGGGCACTCGACCGGAAATCCCGCGGCAAGCAGGTCGGCAACGACGATCCTGATGCGGTGCTCGCGGGTGAGTACGACGTGCTCGTCGAGGCGACGCCGACGACGCTCGGCGACGCGGAACCCGGCTTCAGCCACCTCCGGGCGGCCCTCGAAGCCGACCGACACGTCGTGCTCGCGAATAAGGGCCCGGTGGCAGAGCGCTACGCGGACGTGCGCGCCCTCGAACGCGAGAGCGCGGGTGACGTGCTGTTCGAGGCCACCGTCGGTGGCGCGATTCCCGTGCTCTCGACGATTGCGGACATGGGACCGCGAAACATCACCGCCGCTCGCGGCGTGCTGAACGGGACGGCGAACTTCATCCTCACGCGCATGGCCGCGGAGGGCCTCGGCTACGAACACGTCCTCGCAGAGGCCCAGGACCTCGGCGTGGCAGAGGCAGACCCAACCTTCGACGTGGAGGGCACTGACGCGGCACTCAAGTGCGTCATCCTCGCGAACGTCCTCGCCCAGGGTGACCGCGAGTTCACGCTCGCGGACGCCGACGTGAAGGGCATCTCCTCGATTCCGCCAAGCGCCCTCGACCTCGCCGCCGAAGACGGTCAGACGATTCGGCTCATCGGCGAGGTGTCTGGTGAATCCGTGCGCGTGGGCCCGCGGCTGGTTTCCGAGCACGGCGCGCTCGCCGTGGCCGGCACCCGCAACATCGTCCAGTTCGAGACGAAGCACGCCGGCAGACTGAACATCAGTGGGCGCGGAGCCGGTGGCCCCGAAACGGCGACGGCCATCCTCGCCGACATCGGCCGACTGCGCTAG
- the tuf gene encoding translation elongation factor EF-1 subunit alpha, producing the protein MSEDKPHQNLAVIGHVDHGKSTLVGRLLYETGSVPEHVIEQHREEAESKGKGGFEFAYVMDNLAEERERGVTIDIAHQEFDTDEYYFTIVDCPGHRDFVKNMITGASQADNAVLVVAADDGVAPQTREHVFLARTLGINELIVAINKMDVVNYGEDEYKGVVKEVKNLLKQVRFNTDDASFIPISAFEGDNIAEESENTPWYDGETLLEALNSLPAPQPPTDAPLRLPIQDVYTISGIGTVPVGRVETGTLDVGANVSFQPSDVSGEVKTIEMHHQEVPQAEPGDNVGFNVRGIGKDDIRRGDVCGPADDPPKVAETFQAQIVVMQHPSVITAGYTPVFHAHTAQVACTIESIDQKLDPASGEVAEENPDFIKNGDAAVVTVRPQKPLSIEPSSEIPELGSFAIRDMGQTIAAGKVLSVNQR; encoded by the coding sequence ATGAGCGAAGACAAACCGCACCAGAACCTGGCTGTAATCGGCCACGTTGACCACGGAAAGAGTACGTTGGTCGGGCGACTCCTTTACGAGACAGGGAGCGTTCCCGAGCACGTCATCGAACAGCACCGCGAAGAGGCAGAGTCCAAAGGCAAGGGTGGCTTCGAGTTCGCCTACGTGATGGACAACCTCGCCGAAGAGCGCGAACGCGGTGTCACCATCGACATCGCCCACCAGGAATTCGACACCGACGAATACTACTTCACCATCGTCGACTGTCCTGGTCACCGCGACTTCGTCAAGAACATGATCACCGGCGCGTCCCAGGCAGACAACGCCGTCCTCGTCGTCGCCGCAGACGACGGTGTCGCGCCCCAGACCCGCGAGCACGTGTTCCTCGCCCGCACCCTCGGCATCAACGAGCTCATCGTCGCCATCAACAAGATGGACGTCGTCAACTACGGCGAAGACGAGTACAAGGGTGTTGTCAAGGAAGTCAAGAACCTCCTCAAGCAGGTTCGCTTCAACACGGACGACGCGAGCTTCATCCCGATCTCCGCGTTCGAGGGTGACAACATCGCAGAGGAGTCCGAGAACACGCCATGGTACGACGGTGAGACCCTGCTCGAAGCACTCAACTCGCTTCCAGCACCACAGCCACCGACGGACGCACCACTGCGTCTCCCAATCCAGGACGTCTACACCATCTCCGGCATCGGTACGGTCCCCGTCGGCCGTGTCGAGACCGGCACCCTCGACGTCGGCGCGAACGTCTCGTTCCAGCCGTCCGACGTCTCCGGTGAGGTCAAGACCATCGAGATGCACCACCAGGAAGTGCCACAGGCCGAGCCTGGCGACAACGTCGGGTTCAACGTCCGTGGCATCGGCAAGGACGACATCCGCCGCGGTGACGTCTGTGGTCCTGCAGATGACCCACCGAAGGTCGCAGAGACCTTCCAGGCGCAGATCGTCGTCATGCAGCACCCATCCGTCATCACGGCTGGCTACACGCCGGTCTTCCACGCCCACACGGCGCAGGTCGCGTGTACCATCGAGTCTATCGACCAGAAACTCGACCCAGCCAGTGGCGAGGTCGCAGAGGAGAACCCGGACTTCATCAAGAACGGCGACGCAGCGGTCGTCACCGTTCGCCCACAGAAGCCACTGAGCATCGAGCCGTCCTCCGAGATTCCGGAGCTCGGTTCCTTCGCAATCCGCGACATGGGACAGACCATCGCGGCCGGCAAGGTCCTCTCCGTCAACCAGCGGTAA
- the rpsJ gene encoding 30S ribosomal protein S10, with product MQQARVRLAGTSPVDLDKICSDVREIAEKTGVNLSGPVPLPTKTLEVPTRKSPDGEGTATWEHWEMRVHKRLIDLDADERALRQLMRIQVPNDVSIEIVLED from the coding sequence ATGCAACAAGCACGCGTCCGGCTCGCGGGCACCAGCCCCGTGGACCTCGACAAAATCTGCAGCGACGTCCGCGAAATCGCGGAGAAGACCGGTGTCAACCTCAGCGGCCCCGTGCCGCTGCCAACGAAGACGCTGGAAGTCCCCACCCGCAAATCGCCTGACGGTGAAGGCACGGCGACGTGGGAGCACTGGGAGATGCGCGTCCACAAGCGGCTGATCGACCTGGACGCCGACGAGCGTGCACTCCGTCAGCTGATGCGCATTCAGGTTCCCAACGACGTCAGTATCGAGATCGTTCTCGAAGACTGA